The Tursiops truncatus isolate mTurTru1 chromosome 11, mTurTru1.mat.Y, whole genome shotgun sequence genomic sequence CTGCCCCACCCGCCTCTTCCAAACACCACCCTGATCTTCAGACGTTCTGTGACTCAGTCATGGGGATTCCAGGATTCCAATCGCCCAGGTTTCTGAGGTTATAAGACTTCAGCATCCACAGGAGCTAATGTTCCTTCTCAAAGGCCCCAATTTCCAAACAGGAAGGACATAAGCCCCGGACCAACGCCACCAAACATCCCAATGGGTGTTATTTGGGTCCAAGTGTACACTGTTTAATGTCAAATGGGTGAAAAAGTCAAACCAGCCTTACCGGAAACCTCCTGATGTATTCTGGACAGGCATGAGAGGAAAAGGACATGGCTCATAAAAGTCCACTTAACAGTAATAACCGCGTCTCCAGCACAGTGCTTGGGCGGTTTCATGTTTATAAGGGCATTTCTTCCTTGAGGAAATTGTCATAGGATGGGGTGGGTGGATTGGGGTGGGAAAATATGATCACAGTGTCTGCGATTCCCTCCAGACTCCAGCCAGGCTGCACTGCACCCCATTCCCCGCTGGACCATGGGCCCCAGCTCAAATGCTCAGAGTTTGTGTTAAGGCTTAGTGACTTCTGTTTAGGTGGTCTTCTTTTTATTAAGTCTGCATTTTTTGGGGTATGCCAGGGAATACAagatatatttccttattttcacaAACCCTATGACAAAGGGAGGTACTATTATCATGAGCCCATTTTatacaggaggaaactgagtcttttACCCAAGTTACCCAGCTAGGAAGTGATGGAGACAGGAGCCATGTTTTCACTCACTGAGCCAGGCGCCTCCCCTGCTTTCACTCTCTTCACAGCCTCCCCCCACCGCTGTCAGCTGCTTcactttcctccccctccccctcttcccttcctggttggccccccttccttccttttgtccATTCCTTGTTGCTCCTAAAGACAGACTTCCAAACCGGGGCTATTGTGCGGGTTTACTGCACCAGCTTCTGGGGAAATGGAACATTAGCCAGAATTTCAAAGGAGGAAAGTCCCAAAGTTTACAGGTTGGGAAGAGGCTTCCAAGTCTCTCGCCACAACAGCGCCTACTTGGATCCCTGCCTTGGTCTTTCTTCTCCAAGGCCAGGCTCACCAATCCACAACCTCATCCTGGAAAACCCCATTTCTATCACGTCCGTCAGCCAGAAGAGTCGAGAAAACATGTTAAGGTCACATTCACGGACTGCAGCCTTGGGCACTGCAAAGCATAGAAGTCACTCCCTCTCAGAAAATCATCCTCCTCCAATTATTGTAGAGACAGGAAATGTCAGCCCTCAGTCCTGCCATGGCCGTTCTGGAGCGGGGAGAGAAAGAACTGATCAGTCTCTCTTCATGTCCAAAAATGTACAAATTGACCCAAGGGAGGGAGCCAACGCTCTCTTAGCATAAGAGATCAAATAATTAATTAACACAAAATGAACGCAAAGTTCTGAAGCCTGGAGAATATGAATCTCCCATGGAAActgacttttaaactttttaaaattgaagtatagttgatttacaatgttgtgtgagtttcaggtgtacagcaaagtttcAGGtgaatatacatattctttttcagatttgtttcccttagaggttattacaaaatattgagtattgttccctgtcctatacagtaggtccttgttggttccctatcctatatatagtagtgtgtatatgttaatcccaacctcctaatttatccctccccctcttacATTTTTAACCTCTAATATACCCTTAATGTCTTAGTGGTACATAGAAAAGAACATATGTAACATGTATGTAAGCTACAAAGTATAACAAACAGCTGTGAACCTACCACTCACACCCTGAGTACTACAGCACGTTACCCACCATCTGTATCCAACTGTCTTCCTCCCCTATGtatttcctgcctccctcccggAAGCAACTTCTATCCTGAATTTTgtgtttgctattttttcttcatagtttTTGAGCTTTATAGAAATAGAATCCTATCTTCTGAGACTTGATGTTTTTCATTCAGTTATGTTTCTAAACATCATTTGTGTTGCTGTGTGTTTCACCATTGTGCTCTAATCAACGAATGAACCTACTATTCTCTGGTTGAGAGTTTTGGATGGATAACCTCTGTTGGCGGTTATTGCAAAGAGAGCTGCCGTCTCCTGGTCCCATGCAAGAGTTCACTCTTGGATCATAAGATACACAACTGTTCAACTCtccaaaataatggaaaatggTTTTCCAAAGAAACTGAATTAATTTACATTCCTCTTATTattactgagcatcttttcatatattaattcGCCCTTTATTTTCTCCTCCCTGGTGGAATATATGTTCATGTTTGTTGCTCACTTTAAATATTATagaattgtttgtatttttcttttctagatgtgggaattctttaatattttagatactaatcttttgtcatttatatatcttgcaaatatcttttagtttttgccttaTCTTTTCCCATgcatcttttgatgaacagaactTTGTATGTTTGACAGAACGTAGtcaaatgtattaatatttatttttgttttatttaagaatGTCTTCCCTACTCCAAGATTAGATAGGTAGTATTCTATATATCTTCTCAAAgcattgcttttctttcctaCAATCTAATATATCTAAAACTGCCTTTGGGAATTGTTTGACTTAGGGATTCAGTCTCATTTGTTTGGGATTCCGTACAGTTGAGCAATTTGCCCAAGTGCCattctttgattttcttcctcctttcccctacAGATCTGCAAAGCTACTTCTATCACATATCAAAAATCATGTACGCATGGTATTCCTGGGCTGTTTGTTTTGCTCCGTTGCTAGATTGTCAATCCCTGTCCCAATATCacaccattttcttttccattgctttacaatgtctttttttttgcggtacgcgggcctctcactgttgtggcctctcccgttgcggagcacaggctccggacgcgcaggctcagcggccatggctcacgggcccagccgctccgcggcatgtgggatcttcccgggccggggcccgaacccgtgtcccctgcattggcaggcggactctcaaccactgcaccaacagggaagccctcattgtagttttgatttgcatttctctaatgattaataatgttgagcattctttcatgtgaaaCACTGCTTTTCATTAGAAGGTCAGGAAGGGGGCCTGCGTAGCATTTTTCCAGGAAGGATGGTAACATCTCaccagtgtttttgtttgtttgtttgtttgttttccgcCCGTCCCTGCACTGAATATGCACCACTGGTACAAGCAGTTGCTAATCAGTCAGGAGATATTTCTCTGGTTACCCATGCTGTCTGGTTTCTCTGGACAGCACTTCTTATCTGAACTGAAAAGGGCTGCTGCTTCACATTTGCTTTCTAAAAGTCTCTTGCAAAATGTCTCTTCCGGCCCACGCTACCCTGGATCCATGCAGGGAAGGACGTTCTTGGAAATATAGTTCCAGCTTAGCTAAGTCAACACAAGCCCAAAACTTATGTTCACCTTTTTGTTTATCATTTGTTCTTGCATCTCAGACTATCCCTCTAGGGCCATTCTCCCTCTTCTCGAAGCATGTACTTTAATGATACTTTTAGTtcaggtatcttttcttttttttattgaagtatagttgatttgcagtgttgtgttaacttctgacGTACAGCGTAGTTCAGGTATCTCGATGGCAGATCCTCAGTTTGTAGCCACACTTGACTTCATTTCACCTTCATTACTGAAAGAGAGTTTTTCTGAGCATAGAATTCTAGTTTGAAAGTTATTTTGTCTCAAAAATCTGAAGATACAATTATATTGGCTTTGGCTTCCATTGATGCTGTTGAAAAGTCCACTTCTCATTCTAATTGTTGTTATTTTGTAGCGATCGCCACTTCTCTCTGACTGCTTTTAAGATCTTCCCTTGCACTTCCATGTTCTGTAGTTTTGAAATATTGTAGCCAGTTGTGACCACTTTTAATTTATCCGGCTTATCCAAACATGCttccaggctctggacgcactggctcagcggccatggctcacgggccccgccgctccgtggcatgtgggatcttcctggaccggggcccgaacccgtgtcccctgcaccggcaggcggactctcaaccactgcgccaccagggaagccctgtttaattATTCTTAAACAGATGTTTCTAGTGCATTCTTACGGTTGAATTGTACTCCCCCAAAAGATACGAACCCCCAGtgactcagaatgtgaccttacatGGAGATAGGGTCTGGACAGAGGTTATTAAgtcaaaataaaatgatcaggGTAGGCtgtaatccaatatgactggtgtccttataaaaaggggaaatgtggacacCGAGACAGACACtcacagagggaaggaaaatgtgaagacaCACATGAAGATGGAGGATTAGAGTGAGGTGTCTACATGCTAAGGGATGGCAAAGGACGCCAGAAAAGTACCAGCAGCTAAGAAGAGGCAAAGGAGGATTTCCCAGCAGGCTTCATTGGAAGCgtggccctgcagacaccttgatttcagtcttctagcctctagaactgtgagacaataagtttctgttgtgAAAGCCACCAGTTTGtggttatttacttatttattttatttttggcctcgctgggcggcatgtggtatcttagttccctgaccagggatcgaacctgtgtcccctgcagtggaagcgtggagtcttaaccactggactgccagcgacatccctgtggtactttgttatgacggCCCCAGCACACAGATGTAGGGGGCCGTGATGGCCTGGAATAGCGCTTCCACAACACAGGGCTGTGGGGATGAGAGGCACTGGCCGCCTGCCCTTTCTGGGGCTGAAATGGCAAACGACGgggagctgaggggagaggggTCCCCCATCTTCTTGGCTGCATTCACTCAGGATAGCGCATCTGGAGCAGAGTTTCCATCACATGGagcaggggatggggaagggaggggagcacATGGAGGTTCAAATGCCACAGACTCATTGTTCTTAGAGACTTAGTAGGCTTTTCTAGAATAAATGCTTCTCCACTTCCTGTATGCCCTCAGAACAATTTCCAGAAACTTTCAATGGTTGGTTTTTAGTATCGTTCATCAGTTAAGCGGTTGTGTCACTGGGGAGGGGCGTCCGCCAAGCTCCTCCTGCCGCCCTTCTGGAGGTGACAGCTATTGCCATCTTAGCTGCTTAGGAGAGAAAAAGCTTCAGCTCACAGAGGAAGATCCCGTcattctgcttcctcttcctccccagtgGGGCCAGAGTCTTCCCTCCGCTCACCCCCTACTTACAATGGAGACCACCAACACCACGACCCAGGTCTCTGCCCCTCTGCAGAGCAGCAGCAATAAGGCAGAGGAAGCCCTCGACCCTGGTCATGCAGAGGGCTTGGTGTTGGCCTGAGCCAGAGGGCTCCCGGGGCAGTATGACTTCCGTGAGGCAGGCGGCCACTCCTGGGAAAGGGCGTAAAAGGGAGTGACCAGAAGGGACACGAGTGTCGCTGGGTTTCACCACACGTGGGGACAGGGCAAGGGAACAGGGCAGCTGGATTAGCGGCCCAAAGCCAGGGCCCCCTTCCGTATATAAATGACCCCTCAGTGACGCTCATTAATGggtattttcctctctctcctctctctcttcaaaagacactatctTCCTCAGTCCAGCACTTTGAGATGAAATGGTTTATTTAATTCAGAGACCAAATGTAGAGATGGTACAAGCCGAGGCCAGTAGGTCCATCTGGTGCAGAACCAGGAAGTGTGTCCCGTGCTCCCAGCCTTTCTTGGTCCTAATCCTCTCCGAGGGCTCTTTGCTAGGTGTCCCCTCACTGCCCCAGGGATGCCGCTGGCTCAGGGGACCGTGTTGTAGACCTTGTAGTTGTCCTCCTGGGTGATATGCAGCTTCCAGGGGAAGAGGTGCTTCTGGGAGGGGAGACCTTGGGTCCACTTCACCATGAGCCTCACATCCTCGTCTGATAGCAGCCGAACCAGATCCCCCTCGGCATCCTGGTAATTGAGGGCGATGTCCTCCCTCTGGAACTCCCGCCTGGGTGGGAGAGATCAGGGTTCAGGAAAGGTCCAGTGGCCTTAGGCTTAAgcgtgggggcagggagaggggacagagggagTTTCAGGGCCGGGATCTAAACATCAGAAGAGGTCAGAGCTGGACACCAGCCCTGTCATCCGAGTGGTCCAACGTCCTActatacagatggggaaactgagacctccAGGGGACAACGGGACTTTCACAACAAATTAGTGGTGCAGCTTGAAATGTCTTGTGCATCAATGTGCTGAAGACGTAAGAACCGTCATAGGGAAGAAGAGTGGGTTTTGCCGGGCGCAGAGCAGAGCAGCAAAAAGCCCCTGTGTGTGGCTATGGAGAAGAACCTTTTAAGGATTGGAACCGTCCCACCTGGGGTGCAGGTAGATGGGCGAAAAGCCATCCAATTTTCCATAGGTAATCTGACAAAATGGGTCAGAAGCCCCATCAGACTCGCAAACACCCTGATCCCCAAATCTCACTTCTAGAAAGTcgtcctaaggaaataatcaggcaAGTCGGCGAATATGTGAATCCCAGCACTACTGACAGTAGTAAAAAAGCGGAAGATAACTTCAATGGCCACAGAAGGGGATGTGGCTACAGCAGTTACCGTGCATCCGCAGAACGATGCtgtgcagccaagtaaataatatttaaggGGGAGCGGGGTGCAGGTGGGGTGTGTGCTGAAGAAATCTGAATACGTGTCAGATAATGAGAGGAGCAAAATGCGAGGGGATTTCACCTCTTTATGTTTTCTGTGATTTCTGAcattcttttgaaaaaataatgaatagatATCGCTTTTGCAGTCAGGCATATAACGATGCTATTTCCATTCTGTAAAATAACTGTTCATAACTCAACTGGATCTTGGGAGGTGGTGGTTCCCTGAGGGCGGAGGGTCCAAGTCCAAGGTTTTGAACCTAGAGAGACTTTAGCAAATCCAGGCCCACAAACTGTAAGCCCCTTTACCTCTCTGCAGCCCCCCACTCATCTCTAATGTGGAGAGGCGATACCCACCCCTCAGGGCTGGGCTGTGGATAAAACAAGAAGGTGAAATAGATGCAGAACCCCCAGCCCCTGAATGCACTGTTTCCCCTTCTGTTCTCTCCTCCAGGGTGTCTGACGCCCCCAGcgcctcccaccccagcccctcacctCATGAGCTCCAGCAAGTCCTTGAAGAGTGGGGTGCTTTTGAGGTCTTCCTCCACTGCGATGTCCCTAAGGGGACAAGAGGCAGGGGTGAGGAGGCCGCAGGCTGGAAGGGGGAGAGGCGGATGAGGCTGGCCAGGTCGTGCTGGACCCTGACACCCCGTGACAGCCTTTTGGCTTATCCGGAGGGCGCTGGGAGCCCCTGCGGGcttttaagtgtgtgtgtttggtggggGGACATGCGATCTGGTTTGGGTCTTAGAGCCCAGAGTGTGacatggaggtgggggaggggtggggaggggcagggaggctggacaggcccctccctcccagcaggCCACTAACTTGATGGTGCTGATGGTGTCCTCATAGTAGTAGCAGCGTAGCCAGTTGGTGGGGTCCTCCTCCTCCGGGAAGTCCTTGAGGATCTTCACAAAGGACACCGGGAAGATGCCTGTGGTTCCCCGGACAGTGCCCTGTGGGGACGGGAGGGGGAGAAGGCACTGCCCTGCCTGCTATCAGCAGAGGCAGCGGGGCCATGCCCCGGGGACCCGCCCCTTTATAATGACAGGACAGGCGGATGAGCTCTGGGTCCCctcaggcagagggaggagaaaaagtGGGCAAGGTCACCAAGCTGTTCACCCCAAGGCGTCCATTTTAGAACAAGTTAAGACCTGAATTTATCTGGAAAGTTGCTTTCACCTCAGTCATTGATtcactcagtcattcattcagaGGCTTCTTGAGTGCCGGCTACGGAGCAGGCTCTGGGCACTCGGAAGGGATGaaaatccctgccctccctcctggaGCTTCCAGTGTGATGGAGGGCGACAGACAAGGCACAGGTAAACAGGTGGACCTCACGGGGACTCAGGTGGTGGTAGGCGCTCAGGGAGAAaattgtggggggagggaggagggaggggtggggccaATTCACTCATTTGTCCATGGATTCCATCTGCTCTAGACCAGACAGCCAGAAATCTCCCTCCAGCCAGGCCTCTCTCCTAAACTCCATCCAAGACCCAGCCACTGCCTGTGCTTTGTCACCTGTTCTCTTAACCTTCGCAATACTATGGAAGACATATTGTTTCCGCCCCCTTTTACAGACGTATAAACTGAGGCTGAAGTGCTACCCTCACTCCTCCCCAACCCTCCCTTCCATCTGAGGCCAGAAGTCGGCCAGCATACTGACTCATAGAACCTTCTAGAAAACAAGaagtcaacaaacatttcctgTTTCTGGAGAATGACCCAGCAATACCCCTCAGCTGTAACAGCTTGTAGACTGCCTGAGACAGAACTCCGGGACTGGCGTAAAATCAAAACCGCCAAGTTGCGAGACAAACGGTTGGTCCACactcctctccagcccctggatgccagggaccctccccttccctcaatGATTCCAGGACCCCCGGGGGCTGGCCCTGCCTCCTGTGCCATGACCTCcttcacacacacccccccagGAGCCCTGAGAAAAGAGAGTCTTTCATAACTATAGGACTTAATCCAAAAGGCTGGCACCAGGCCAGGGCCTCCCACCCGGTGACCCCCGTCCCCCACCTCCAGTCATGCTATGAACCCTTGTATGGGTCACGCTTGCCGCGTGCAGGGACAAAGCATGGCCAAGATGCCACACGCCCAGGCTCCCTATGGGCCGAGCCCTGAACAGCGGCGCCTCCTTCAACCCTTCCCGGAAACCTGTGAAGAAACGGCCACTGTTAGTTGTCTCCatttatgggaaaggaaaccaCGGGGTTGAGTAAGTTTCCCAAAGTTGCAAAGCTAGTTAAAAACAGAGCTAGGATGTCACGCCAGACTCTGGAGCTCAAGTCTCCCTCATCACCTTCACCCGCTCCCTGCGTGGTGAGTAACGTTACCCCAGATTACGGACAGTGCGTCTCAGCTGGGTGTGATTCTGCCCCCCAGGGCCAGAGGAGGTCTGGGGACACATTTGATTGTTGCATCTggaggggtgctactggcatctagtggatggGGGCCAAGGACGCCGCTAAACACCCCGCAGTGCACAGGTCAGCCCCCCAACAGAGATCTGCCTGGCCCCAAATGCCAGTAGTGAACAGGCTGAGATACCCTGTTATAGACCAAGAAATTCAACTCAGAAGGTTAACTGACTTGCCTAAAGCGACTGTTGGTTGGGGTCAGTACCAAAGGCAAGGGTAGGCTCAGAACCCGCTGCTCCAGCCACACACAGCTGTATCTCCTCAGGCTTCCCCGGTCCACCTGCCCAGATCCCCAGGACTACCTTTGGACAGCATCTCTTCCCTGGGGCCTTCTCAGATACCTCCACGTTCTCTGATCCCCTCACAGACTTGAAGTGACTTCACCTCCAACTTAACTTCTACCTCACCTCCATCCTCACCTCCAACCTCACTTCCATCCTCACCTCCATCCTCACCTCCAACCTCACCTCAATCCTCACCTCCATCCTCATCTCCATCCTCACTTCCATCCTCACCTCCATCCTCATCTCCATCCTCACCTCCATCCTCACCTCCATCCTCACCTCCAACCTCACTTCCATCCTCACCTCCATCCTCATCTCCATCCTCACCTCCAACCTCACCTCAATCTTCACCTCCATCCTCATCTCTGTCCTCACCTCCAACCTCACTTCCATCCTCACCTCCATCCTCATCTCCATCCTCACCTCCATCCTCATCTCCATCCTCACCTCCAACCTTACCTCCATCCTCACCTCCATCCTCACTTCCAACCTTACCTCCAGCCAGTCTTTGTTGATCCGACTGAGAAGAAAGATCACATCTCCAACTTTGAAATTCAGCTCCAGTTTGCTGTTCCCAGTGAAGTCAAACAgggcctggggagaaggtggagtgaggagggagggaggaaacattCACTGAGCTCCTGCTAAAGTGCTTACATGCTTCAGcatcccatttaacagatgaggaaactgaggctcagagaggataagTGACTAGTCTGAGGCCACTCTGTTTGTTAGCGGAGGAGCCGGGTTTAGAACCCATGTCTCCCTGACTCCAGAATGGTGCTCCTTCCAGGCCTGCCAGGATAAGCATGAGAGGGAAGGTGCCAGACTCCATGGACTGGGcaactccccatcccccaggccTCACTGGGGACTCCAATGCCCCCATAACCCCTAGGGCATTGACCACACTGGTTTTGAAATGCCCATTTCTAAGGGTGCATCCCTGGGGAGCTGTGTGAGCCCCTTGAGGACAGGGCCTGGTCTGAGTCACCTCTGAAGCTTCAGTCCCCAAGGCAGGGCTGACCCAGAAgagcttgctgaatgaatgatggaTGGGTGGATTCCCCTTTGCCTCTGTGTGCTCCTCACATGCCCTCCCCTCAGCTGGCTGGGAGTCCTCAGGCGTCCAAGGCCACGGTTGTGGGTCCTTCCACACCCCCCCCAATACCCAGCCGCATCCTGGGCACACAGCAGGCGCCAGCAGGACGGGCTCAGTGGCTGAAGGGTGGAGCTAGGCTGCTGCCCAGTGGTGAGGTACCTCCGCTCGTGGAGCTGCCATGCGGTCAAAGCCGGCGCCTTGTGGGGACGTGCTCTTTctgtggagagagaagaggggcttGTCACCTCTCCTGCTTCTGTGCCCGGAGGAGACCCTCAGCAGAGGCAggaaaggcaggggagggagagggtgttAAAGATGCAGCTACAATTGCTCCTCTGGACCAGCACACTCCCCACAGCTTTCACTGCCCTGGAGGAGGATTGCCTCCCCTTCTGTGGACCAGGAGGCATAGGCTCACATATACATTTGCTTAGTGCCATAGCTTGCCAGCCCTTTCACATTACTCCCACACTCAACCCCTAAATTTTCAGCTGAGGAAATGGGCTTCAAGAAGTGCTGAGCTCCACCCCAGGACACAGGGCTGCTGTGGGGCACAGCTGGCATTCAGAGCACACCTGCCTGGGTGCACAGGGGAGATGGCCAGGCACCACACAGAGAGGACGCTCAGAGATACTggccagagggaggagggaggagttgTGTGGGAGGGCGGGGCTCAGGAGCCCTGTCCTGGAATTCTTAGCAGCAGcaacctctttttctttttttttttttttttttggcggtacgcgggcctctccccgttgtggtctctcccgttgcagagcacaggctccggacgcgcaggctcagtggccatggctcacgggcccagccgctccgcggcatgtgggatcttcccggaccagggcacgaacccgtgtcccctgcattggcaggtggactctcaaccactgcaccaccagggaagcccagcagcaaCCATTTGTTTGGAAGCCCAGCCCTATTTCGGTGGCTTGGATTTCTGAAGACTTTTTCCAGCttaggaggggctggagggagctgTGGGCCCTTTGGAATAAGGGAGTGAGTAGCAGCGCCCCCTGGGGACCAGTGTGACACACCAAGGAGCCACAGCCGGCCCCATGGAACAAAAACCAAGCAGGGACAAGGCATCCcgggagaggctgggaggagtgTTTGCAGACAGAACgatccctcctcccttcccttctccctcctcccttccctcctccctcctccccccaggcaCCCAAAGCCCTCGGACCATCCCCAGTGGCTGCTGAGGCACTAAGCTCTCCCCGTCAATGGCCCAGCCCCTGTCCTCCAGCCCTTACTGTCAAACACGCTTCCTGTCCTCTAGGCCCTACGCTTGATTTCCCAAGCTCACCTAACAAGCCAAACCACCCTGGAGTGCTTAGGTATAGACCTGGTCTCTACTCCTTGCTTCTTTCAGGGAAAATAAGAGCCTTTGCCGCAGAGGCCTGTGGGACAGAGCGCCTGATTAGGAGCAAGTGGCCCAGGGCTCTAGCTGATGAGGGCACAGGGGCCGGTCACTTACACTTTCCGGGTGCG encodes the following:
- the NCF4 gene encoding neutrophil cytosol factor 4 — translated: MATAQQLRAESDFNQLPDDIATSANIADIEEKKGFTSHFVFVIEVKTKGGSKYLIYRRYRQFYALQSKLEERFGPENKASPYICILPTLPAKVYVGVKQEIAEMRIPALNAYMKHLLSLPIWVLMDEDVRIFFYQSSYDAEQVPQALRRLRPRTRKVKSTSPQGAGFDRMAAPRAEALFDFTGNSKLELNFKVGDVIFLLSRINKDWLEGTVRGTTGIFPVSFVKILKDFPEEEDPTNWLRCYYYEDTISTIKDIAVEEDLKSTPLFKDLLELMRREFQREDIALNYQDAEGDLVRLLSDEDVRLMVKWTQGLPSQKHLFPWKLHITQEDNYKVYNTVP